A single Dreissena polymorpha isolate Duluth1 chromosome 14, UMN_Dpol_1.0, whole genome shotgun sequence DNA region contains:
- the LOC127857522 gene encoding sushi, von Willebrand factor type A, EGF and pentraxin domain-containing protein 1-like isoform X9, whose protein sequence is MNNMHWGIVAAIFCLISNTECSNPGQRSHNNGPDWISDCYDHAPNHLMNPFCPTQGCSTPVPVAHAHVDYNVTFYAPESKVTYTCEHTYELMGPSTITCIQDPTKTVYVWTPGPTCSEKECGPLPQIANGMHAQTYNRTISSTVAYTCNRGFNLIGQETVTCVLLTNQATATWTERPSCEFECGPVPQIPNGKHEQTYNRTINSTVTYNCNRGYKLIGQEAVACVLLNQSYATWTEQPSCVLDCGLPQKVMYANISGSNGTLEGDVTTYECQTHAELLGEQNVTCLHTGNWSMYPTCIPGCGLPPVVANGSPRPGYTMTVNSTAAYTCERGYQLVGEEVITCSFIAGNEIPQWTTPPMCTIISAPKCPAIPAIVNGSVFRVDSPKPTVDTTTTAILTTTTTAANFTTTADLNTMPDLTTTPDFTTTTQSDLITVSSTDASTAVTMFADETTNMMTTPGQNGFHLDKYDLGTNVTYQCNKGYAFNGSNSIVCELNAVWSALPQCVGCGELQDSNGKFQLGNLCNDSRCFCDEYKCECGVETYYNDTERICNETNEPGYRLVCNEKFRLVGDAVIKCQRNLTWTAIPRCECIRKSVDMVFIIDSSGSVGLDGFNQTKEFLIDMMNRFPANRTRFGLMFFSDRVAISFDLNTFINDKTSMIEHIRNISYEGGATHTYEALQVARESMFTGEKGMRPNSSHIAILVSDGLSGDLNKTKEQGQLLKDSGVTVYTVGVGSFADNLDELRSVASKNEYVFEVKNYENIDEVAGPLADATCGASTED, encoded by the exons atgaacaacatGCACTGGGGTATTGTGGCAGCCATATTCTGTTTGATTTCAAACACAG aatgCTCGAACCCAGGACAGCGGTCGCACAATAACGGGCCTGACTGGATTAGCGATTGCTATGACCATGCCCCGAATCATCTGATGAATCCGTTTTGTCCAACACAAG GATGCTCTACCCCGGTTCCTGTTGCGCATGCACATGTGGATTACAACGTCACGTTCTATGCGCCTGAATCGAAGGTGACGTACACATGCGAACACACATACGAGCTGATGGGTCCGTCTACGATCACCTGCATTCAGGACCCGACTAAGACCGTATATGTGTGGACTCCCGGGCCGACTTGTTCAGAGAAAG AATGTGGGCCGCTTCCCCAAATCGCTAACGGAATGCACGCGCAAACATATAACCGAACCATCAGTTCCACGGTGGCGTACACTTGTAATCGTGGCTTCAATCTGATTGGTCAAGAGACGGTCACATGCGTGCTTCTCACCAACCAAGCAACGGCGACCTGGACAGAACGACCATCTTGTGAGTTTG AATGTGGACCCGTACCTCAAATCCCAAACGGAAAGCACGAGCAAACATATAACCGAACCATTAATTCTACGGTGACATACAATTGCAATCGTGGCTACAAACTGATTGGTCAAGAGGCGGTCGCATGCGTACTTCTCAACCAATCATATGCAACCTGGACAGAGCAGCCATCCTGCGTTCTGG ATTGCGGACTGCCACAGAAGGTCATGTATGCAAACATTTCGGGCTCGAACGGAACACTAGAAGGTGACGTCACGACCTACGAATGTCAGACACACGCCGAGCTCCTCGGCGAGCAGAATGTCACGTGTCTTCATACGGGCAACTGGAGCATGTATCCAACGTGTATCCCGG GCTGTGGTCTCCCTCCCGTTGTGGCGAACGGGAGCCCTCGGCCAGGGTACACTATGACCGTGAACTCTACAGCGGCGTATACTTGCGAACGGGGCTACCAGCTGGTTGGTGAAGAAGTCATCACATGCTCGTTTATAGCGGGGAATGAAATACCGCAGTGGACGACTCCGCCCATGTGTACCA TTATTTCAGCCCCAAAATGCCCAGCGATACCAGCCATAGTGAATGGCTCAGTATTCAGGGTTGACAGTCCAAAACCGACAGTTGACACTACCACAACCGCAATATTGACGACAACAACCACGGCCGCAAATTTCACCACCACCGCAGATTTAAACACCATGCCCGATCTCACCACCACGCCAGATTTTACCACAACAACGCAATCGGATCTCATAACGGTATCATCGACTGATGCTAGCACAGCAGTGACCATGTTTGCTGACGAAACAACAAATATGATGACAACACCTGGACAAAACGGCTTTCATTTAG acaaatacGATCTCGGAACAAATGTCACCTACCAGTGTAACAAAGGTTACGCGTTTAATGGTTCGAACTCCATCGTCTGTGAACTGAACGCCGTCTGGTCGGCATTACCGCAATGTGTCG gCTGTGGAGAACTTCAAGATTCAAATGGAAAATTCCAATTGGGAAACTTGTGCAACGATTCCAGGTGTTTCTGTGATGAATACAAATGCGAATGTGGAGTTGAGACCTATTACAACGATACGGAGAGAATCTGCAATGAAACGAATGAGCCTGGATATAG ACTTGTTTGCAATGAGAAGTTCAGACTTGTCGGTGATGCGGTTATCAAATGTCAACGGAATTTAACCTGGACTGCAATTCCGCGGTGCG AATGTATCCGCAAGTCTGTCGACATGGTGTTCATTATAGACTCCTCGGGTAGTGTCGGGCTGGATGGTTTTAACCAAACCAAGGAGTTTCTCATCGACATGATGAACAGGTTCCCCGCTAACAGGACGCGCTTCGGTCTCATGTTCTTCTCGGACCGGGTCGCCATTTCATTCGACTTGAATACATTCATTAATGACAAAACAAGTATGATCGAGCACATCCGTAACATCAG TTACGAAGGCGGTGCAACCCACACGTACGAGGCTCTACAAGTGGCCCGCGAGTCCATGTTCACTGGGGAAAAAGGAATGAGACCTAATTCGTCGCACATCGCAATTCTGGTGTCAGATG GCTTAAGCGGTGACTTGAATAAAACTAAGGAACAAGGTCAACTCCTAAAAGACAGTGGTGTCACGGTGTACACCGTCGGCGTCGGAAGTTTCGCAGACAACCTAGATGAGCTCAGAAGTGTGGCATCGAAGAATGAGTACGTTTTCGAAGTGAAGAACTACGAAAACATTGACGAGGTTGCTGGTCCCTTGGCGGACGCAACATGTGGTG CGTCAACAGAGGACTAA
- the LOC127857522 gene encoding sushi, von Willebrand factor type A, EGF and pentraxin domain-containing protein 1-like isoform X1, whose product MNNMHWGIVAAIFCLISNTECSNPGQRSHNNGPDWISDCYDHAPNHLMNPFCPTQGCSTPVPVAHAHVDYNVTFYAPESKVTYTCEHTYELMGPSTITCIQDPTKTVYVWTPGPTCSEKECGPLPQIANGMHAQTYNRTISSTVAYTCNRGFNLIGQETVTCVLLTNQATATWTERPSCEFECGPVPQIPNGKHEQTYNRTINSTVTYNCNRGYKLIGQEAVACVLLNQSYATWTEQPSCVLDCGLPQKVMYANISGSNGTLEGDVTTYECQTHAELLGEQNVTCLHTGNWSMYPTCIPGCGLPPVVANGSPRPGYTMTVNSTAAYTCERGYQLVGEEVITCSFIAGNEIPQWTTPPMCTIISAPKCPAIPAIVNGSVFRVDSPKPTVDTTTTAILTTTTTAANFTTTADLNTMPDLTTTPDFTTTTQSDLITVSSTDASTAVTMFADETTNMMTTPGQNGFHLDKYDLGTNVTYQCNKGYAFNGSNSIVCELNAVWSALPQCVGCGELQDSNGKFQLGNLCNDSRCFCDEYKCECGVETYYNDTERICNETNEPGYRLVCNEKFRLVGDAVIKCQRNLTWTAIPRCECIRKSVDMVFIIDSSGSVGLDGFNQTKEFLIDMMNRFPANRTRFGLMFFSDRVAISFDLNTFINDKTSMIEHIRNISYEGGATHTLISSCLCPSYEGGATHTLISSCLCPSYEGGATHTLISSCLCPSYEGAATHTLISSSLCPSYEGGATHTLISSCLCPSYEGGATHTLISSSLCPSYEGGATHTLISSCLCPSYEGGATHTLISRCLCPSYEGGATHTYEALQVARESMFTGEKGMRPNSSHIAILVSDGLSGDLNKTKEQGQLLKDSGVTVYTVGVGSFADNLDELRSVASKNEYVFEVKNYENIDEVAGPLADATCGASTED is encoded by the exons atgaacaacatGCACTGGGGTATTGTGGCAGCCATATTCTGTTTGATTTCAAACACAG aatgCTCGAACCCAGGACAGCGGTCGCACAATAACGGGCCTGACTGGATTAGCGATTGCTATGACCATGCCCCGAATCATCTGATGAATCCGTTTTGTCCAACACAAG GATGCTCTACCCCGGTTCCTGTTGCGCATGCACATGTGGATTACAACGTCACGTTCTATGCGCCTGAATCGAAGGTGACGTACACATGCGAACACACATACGAGCTGATGGGTCCGTCTACGATCACCTGCATTCAGGACCCGACTAAGACCGTATATGTGTGGACTCCCGGGCCGACTTGTTCAGAGAAAG AATGTGGGCCGCTTCCCCAAATCGCTAACGGAATGCACGCGCAAACATATAACCGAACCATCAGTTCCACGGTGGCGTACACTTGTAATCGTGGCTTCAATCTGATTGGTCAAGAGACGGTCACATGCGTGCTTCTCACCAACCAAGCAACGGCGACCTGGACAGAACGACCATCTTGTGAGTTTG AATGTGGACCCGTACCTCAAATCCCAAACGGAAAGCACGAGCAAACATATAACCGAACCATTAATTCTACGGTGACATACAATTGCAATCGTGGCTACAAACTGATTGGTCAAGAGGCGGTCGCATGCGTACTTCTCAACCAATCATATGCAACCTGGACAGAGCAGCCATCCTGCGTTCTGG ATTGCGGACTGCCACAGAAGGTCATGTATGCAAACATTTCGGGCTCGAACGGAACACTAGAAGGTGACGTCACGACCTACGAATGTCAGACACACGCCGAGCTCCTCGGCGAGCAGAATGTCACGTGTCTTCATACGGGCAACTGGAGCATGTATCCAACGTGTATCCCGG GCTGTGGTCTCCCTCCCGTTGTGGCGAACGGGAGCCCTCGGCCAGGGTACACTATGACCGTGAACTCTACAGCGGCGTATACTTGCGAACGGGGCTACCAGCTGGTTGGTGAAGAAGTCATCACATGCTCGTTTATAGCGGGGAATGAAATACCGCAGTGGACGACTCCGCCCATGTGTACCA TTATTTCAGCCCCAAAATGCCCAGCGATACCAGCCATAGTGAATGGCTCAGTATTCAGGGTTGACAGTCCAAAACCGACAGTTGACACTACCACAACCGCAATATTGACGACAACAACCACGGCCGCAAATTTCACCACCACCGCAGATTTAAACACCATGCCCGATCTCACCACCACGCCAGATTTTACCACAACAACGCAATCGGATCTCATAACGGTATCATCGACTGATGCTAGCACAGCAGTGACCATGTTTGCTGACGAAACAACAAATATGATGACAACACCTGGACAAAACGGCTTTCATTTAG acaaatacGATCTCGGAACAAATGTCACCTACCAGTGTAACAAAGGTTACGCGTTTAATGGTTCGAACTCCATCGTCTGTGAACTGAACGCCGTCTGGTCGGCATTACCGCAATGTGTCG gCTGTGGAGAACTTCAAGATTCAAATGGAAAATTCCAATTGGGAAACTTGTGCAACGATTCCAGGTGTTTCTGTGATGAATACAAATGCGAATGTGGAGTTGAGACCTATTACAACGATACGGAGAGAATCTGCAATGAAACGAATGAGCCTGGATATAG ACTTGTTTGCAATGAGAAGTTCAGACTTGTCGGTGATGCGGTTATCAAATGTCAACGGAATTTAACCTGGACTGCAATTCCGCGGTGCG AATGTATCCGCAAGTCTGTCGACATGGTGTTCATTATAGACTCCTCGGGTAGTGTCGGGCTGGATGGTTTTAACCAAACCAAGGAGTTTCTCATCGACATGATGAACAGGTTCCCCGCTAACAGGACGCGCTTCGGTCTCATGTTCTTCTCGGACCGGGTCGCCATTTCATTCGACTTGAATACATTCATTAATGACAAAACAAGTATGATCGAGCACATCCGTAACATCAG TTACGAAGGCGGTGCGACCCACACACTGATATCTAGTTGTTTATGCCCTAGTTACGAAG GCGGTGCGACCCACACATTGATATCTAGTTGTTTATGCCCTAGTTACGAAGGCGGTGCGACCCACACATTGATATCTAGTTGTTTATGCCCTAGTTACGAAGGCGCTGCGACCCACACATTGATTTCTAGTAGTTTATGCCCTAGTTACGAAG GCGGTGCGACCCACACATTGATATCTAGTTGTTTATGCCCTAGTTACGAAGGCGGTGCGACCCACACATTGATATCTAGTAGTTTATGCCCTAGTTACGAAG GCGGTGCGACCCACACATTGATATCTAGTTGTCTATGCCCGAGTTACGAAGGCGGTGCGACCCACACATTGATATCTCGTTGTTTATGCCCTAGTTACGAAGGCGGTGCAACCCACACGTACGAGGCTCTACAAGTGGCCCGCGAGTCCATGTTCACTGGGGAAAAAGGAATGAGACCTAATTCGTCGCACATCGCAATTCTGGTGTCAGATG GCTTAAGCGGTGACTTGAATAAAACTAAGGAACAAGGTCAACTCCTAAAAGACAGTGGTGTCACGGTGTACACCGTCGGCGTCGGAAGTTTCGCAGACAACCTAGATGAGCTCAGAAGTGTGGCATCGAAGAATGAGTACGTTTTCGAAGTGAAGAACTACGAAAACATTGACGAGGTTGCTGGTCCCTTGGCGGACGCAACATGTGGTG CGTCAACAGAGGACTAA
- the LOC127857522 gene encoding sushi, von Willebrand factor type A, EGF and pentraxin domain-containing protein 1-like isoform X3, producing MNNMHWGIVAAIFCLISNTECSNPGQRSHNNGPDWISDCYDHAPNHLMNPFCPTQGCSTPVPVAHAHVDYNVTFYAPESKVTYTCEHTYELMGPSTITCIQDPTKTVYVWTPGPTCSEKECGPLPQIANGMHAQTYNRTISSTVAYTCNRGFNLIGQETVTCVLLTNQATATWTERPSCEFECGPVPQIPNGKHEQTYNRTINSTVTYNCNRGYKLIGQEAVACVLLNQSYATWTEQPSCVLDCGLPQKVMYANISGSNGTLEGDVTTYECQTHAELLGEQNVTCLHTGNWSMYPTCIPGCGLPPVVANGSPRPGYTMTVNSTAAYTCERGYQLVGEEVITCSFIAGNEIPQWTTPPMCTIISAPKCPAIPAIVNGSVFRVDSPKPTVDTTTTAILTTTTTAANFTTTADLNTMPDLTTTPDFTTTTQSDLITVSSTDASTAVTMFADETTNMMTTPGQNGFHLDKYDLGTNVTYQCNKGYAFNGSNSIVCELNAVWSALPQCVGCGELQDSNGKFQLGNLCNDSRCFCDEYKCECGVETYYNDTERICNETNEPGYRLVCNEKFRLVGDAVIKCQRNLTWTAIPRCECIRKSVDMVFIIDSSGSVGLDGFNQTKEFLIDMMNRFPANRTRFGLMFFSDRVAISFDLNTFINDKTSMIEHIRNISYEGAATHTLISSSLCPSYEGGATHTLISSCLCPSYEGGATHTLISSSLCPSYEGGATHTLISSCLCPSYEGGATHTLISRCLCPSYEGGATHTYEALQVARESMFTGEKGMRPNSSHIAILVSDGLSGDLNKTKEQGQLLKDSGVTVYTVGVGSFADNLDELRSVASKNEYVFEVKNYENIDEVAGPLADATCGASTED from the exons atgaacaacatGCACTGGGGTATTGTGGCAGCCATATTCTGTTTGATTTCAAACACAG aatgCTCGAACCCAGGACAGCGGTCGCACAATAACGGGCCTGACTGGATTAGCGATTGCTATGACCATGCCCCGAATCATCTGATGAATCCGTTTTGTCCAACACAAG GATGCTCTACCCCGGTTCCTGTTGCGCATGCACATGTGGATTACAACGTCACGTTCTATGCGCCTGAATCGAAGGTGACGTACACATGCGAACACACATACGAGCTGATGGGTCCGTCTACGATCACCTGCATTCAGGACCCGACTAAGACCGTATATGTGTGGACTCCCGGGCCGACTTGTTCAGAGAAAG AATGTGGGCCGCTTCCCCAAATCGCTAACGGAATGCACGCGCAAACATATAACCGAACCATCAGTTCCACGGTGGCGTACACTTGTAATCGTGGCTTCAATCTGATTGGTCAAGAGACGGTCACATGCGTGCTTCTCACCAACCAAGCAACGGCGACCTGGACAGAACGACCATCTTGTGAGTTTG AATGTGGACCCGTACCTCAAATCCCAAACGGAAAGCACGAGCAAACATATAACCGAACCATTAATTCTACGGTGACATACAATTGCAATCGTGGCTACAAACTGATTGGTCAAGAGGCGGTCGCATGCGTACTTCTCAACCAATCATATGCAACCTGGACAGAGCAGCCATCCTGCGTTCTGG ATTGCGGACTGCCACAGAAGGTCATGTATGCAAACATTTCGGGCTCGAACGGAACACTAGAAGGTGACGTCACGACCTACGAATGTCAGACACACGCCGAGCTCCTCGGCGAGCAGAATGTCACGTGTCTTCATACGGGCAACTGGAGCATGTATCCAACGTGTATCCCGG GCTGTGGTCTCCCTCCCGTTGTGGCGAACGGGAGCCCTCGGCCAGGGTACACTATGACCGTGAACTCTACAGCGGCGTATACTTGCGAACGGGGCTACCAGCTGGTTGGTGAAGAAGTCATCACATGCTCGTTTATAGCGGGGAATGAAATACCGCAGTGGACGACTCCGCCCATGTGTACCA TTATTTCAGCCCCAAAATGCCCAGCGATACCAGCCATAGTGAATGGCTCAGTATTCAGGGTTGACAGTCCAAAACCGACAGTTGACACTACCACAACCGCAATATTGACGACAACAACCACGGCCGCAAATTTCACCACCACCGCAGATTTAAACACCATGCCCGATCTCACCACCACGCCAGATTTTACCACAACAACGCAATCGGATCTCATAACGGTATCATCGACTGATGCTAGCACAGCAGTGACCATGTTTGCTGACGAAACAACAAATATGATGACAACACCTGGACAAAACGGCTTTCATTTAG acaaatacGATCTCGGAACAAATGTCACCTACCAGTGTAACAAAGGTTACGCGTTTAATGGTTCGAACTCCATCGTCTGTGAACTGAACGCCGTCTGGTCGGCATTACCGCAATGTGTCG gCTGTGGAGAACTTCAAGATTCAAATGGAAAATTCCAATTGGGAAACTTGTGCAACGATTCCAGGTGTTTCTGTGATGAATACAAATGCGAATGTGGAGTTGAGACCTATTACAACGATACGGAGAGAATCTGCAATGAAACGAATGAGCCTGGATATAG ACTTGTTTGCAATGAGAAGTTCAGACTTGTCGGTGATGCGGTTATCAAATGTCAACGGAATTTAACCTGGACTGCAATTCCGCGGTGCG AATGTATCCGCAAGTCTGTCGACATGGTGTTCATTATAGACTCCTCGGGTAGTGTCGGGCTGGATGGTTTTAACCAAACCAAGGAGTTTCTCATCGACATGATGAACAGGTTCCCCGCTAACAGGACGCGCTTCGGTCTCATGTTCTTCTCGGACCGGGTCGCCATTTCATTCGACTTGAATACATTCATTAATGACAAAACAAGTATGATCGAGCACATCCGTAACATCAG TTACGAAGGCGCTGCGACCCACACATTGATTTCTAGTAGTTTATGCCCTAGTTACGAAG GCGGTGCGACCCACACATTGATATCTAGTTGTTTATGCCCTAGTTACGAAGGCGGTGCGACCCACACATTGATATCTAGTAGTTTATGCCCTAGTTACGAAG GCGGTGCGACCCACACATTGATATCTAGTTGTCTATGCCCGAGTTACGAAGGCGGTGCGACCCACACATTGATATCTCGTTGTTTATGCCCTAGTTACGAAGGCGGTGCAACCCACACGTACGAGGCTCTACAAGTGGCCCGCGAGTCCATGTTCACTGGGGAAAAAGGAATGAGACCTAATTCGTCGCACATCGCAATTCTGGTGTCAGATG GCTTAAGCGGTGACTTGAATAAAACTAAGGAACAAGGTCAACTCCTAAAAGACAGTGGTGTCACGGTGTACACCGTCGGCGTCGGAAGTTTCGCAGACAACCTAGATGAGCTCAGAAGTGTGGCATCGAAGAATGAGTACGTTTTCGAAGTGAAGAACTACGAAAACATTGACGAGGTTGCTGGTCCCTTGGCGGACGCAACATGTGGTG CGTCAACAGAGGACTAA
- the LOC127857522 gene encoding sushi, von Willebrand factor type A, EGF and pentraxin domain-containing protein 1-like isoform X6 — protein sequence MNNMHWGIVAAIFCLISNTECSNPGQRSHNNGPDWISDCYDHAPNHLMNPFCPTQGCSTPVPVAHAHVDYNVTFYAPESKVTYTCEHTYELMGPSTITCIQDPTKTVYVWTPGPTCSEKECGPLPQIANGMHAQTYNRTISSTVAYTCNRGFNLIGQETVTCVLLTNQATATWTERPSCEFECGPVPQIPNGKHEQTYNRTINSTVTYNCNRGYKLIGQEAVACVLLNQSYATWTEQPSCVLDCGLPQKVMYANISGSNGTLEGDVTTYECQTHAELLGEQNVTCLHTGNWSMYPTCIPGCGLPPVVANGSPRPGYTMTVNSTAAYTCERGYQLVGEEVITCSFIAGNEIPQWTTPPMCTIISAPKCPAIPAIVNGSVFRVDSPKPTVDTTTTAILTTTTTAANFTTTADLNTMPDLTTTPDFTTTTQSDLITVSSTDASTAVTMFADETTNMMTTPGQNGFHLDKYDLGTNVTYQCNKGYAFNGSNSIVCELNAVWSALPQCVGCGELQDSNGKFQLGNLCNDSRCFCDEYKCECGVETYYNDTERICNETNEPGYRLVCNEKFRLVGDAVIKCQRNLTWTAIPRCECIRKSVDMVFIIDSSGSVGLDGFNQTKEFLIDMMNRFPANRTRFGLMFFSDRVAISFDLNTFINDKTSMIEHIRNISYEGGATHTLISSCLCPSYEGGATHTLISSCLCPSYEGGATHTLISRCLCPSYEGGATHTYEALQVARESMFTGEKGMRPNSSHIAILVSDGLSGDLNKTKEQGQLLKDSGVTVYTVGVGSFADNLDELRSVASKNEYVFEVKNYENIDEVAGPLADATCGASTED from the exons atgaacaacatGCACTGGGGTATTGTGGCAGCCATATTCTGTTTGATTTCAAACACAG aatgCTCGAACCCAGGACAGCGGTCGCACAATAACGGGCCTGACTGGATTAGCGATTGCTATGACCATGCCCCGAATCATCTGATGAATCCGTTTTGTCCAACACAAG GATGCTCTACCCCGGTTCCTGTTGCGCATGCACATGTGGATTACAACGTCACGTTCTATGCGCCTGAATCGAAGGTGACGTACACATGCGAACACACATACGAGCTGATGGGTCCGTCTACGATCACCTGCATTCAGGACCCGACTAAGACCGTATATGTGTGGACTCCCGGGCCGACTTGTTCAGAGAAAG AATGTGGGCCGCTTCCCCAAATCGCTAACGGAATGCACGCGCAAACATATAACCGAACCATCAGTTCCACGGTGGCGTACACTTGTAATCGTGGCTTCAATCTGATTGGTCAAGAGACGGTCACATGCGTGCTTCTCACCAACCAAGCAACGGCGACCTGGACAGAACGACCATCTTGTGAGTTTG AATGTGGACCCGTACCTCAAATCCCAAACGGAAAGCACGAGCAAACATATAACCGAACCATTAATTCTACGGTGACATACAATTGCAATCGTGGCTACAAACTGATTGGTCAAGAGGCGGTCGCATGCGTACTTCTCAACCAATCATATGCAACCTGGACAGAGCAGCCATCCTGCGTTCTGG ATTGCGGACTGCCACAGAAGGTCATGTATGCAAACATTTCGGGCTCGAACGGAACACTAGAAGGTGACGTCACGACCTACGAATGTCAGACACACGCCGAGCTCCTCGGCGAGCAGAATGTCACGTGTCTTCATACGGGCAACTGGAGCATGTATCCAACGTGTATCCCGG GCTGTGGTCTCCCTCCCGTTGTGGCGAACGGGAGCCCTCGGCCAGGGTACACTATGACCGTGAACTCTACAGCGGCGTATACTTGCGAACGGGGCTACCAGCTGGTTGGTGAAGAAGTCATCACATGCTCGTTTATAGCGGGGAATGAAATACCGCAGTGGACGACTCCGCCCATGTGTACCA TTATTTCAGCCCCAAAATGCCCAGCGATACCAGCCATAGTGAATGGCTCAGTATTCAGGGTTGACAGTCCAAAACCGACAGTTGACACTACCACAACCGCAATATTGACGACAACAACCACGGCCGCAAATTTCACCACCACCGCAGATTTAAACACCATGCCCGATCTCACCACCACGCCAGATTTTACCACAACAACGCAATCGGATCTCATAACGGTATCATCGACTGATGCTAGCACAGCAGTGACCATGTTTGCTGACGAAACAACAAATATGATGACAACACCTGGACAAAACGGCTTTCATTTAG acaaatacGATCTCGGAACAAATGTCACCTACCAGTGTAACAAAGGTTACGCGTTTAATGGTTCGAACTCCATCGTCTGTGAACTGAACGCCGTCTGGTCGGCATTACCGCAATGTGTCG gCTGTGGAGAACTTCAAGATTCAAATGGAAAATTCCAATTGGGAAACTTGTGCAACGATTCCAGGTGTTTCTGTGATGAATACAAATGCGAATGTGGAGTTGAGACCTATTACAACGATACGGAGAGAATCTGCAATGAAACGAATGAGCCTGGATATAG ACTTGTTTGCAATGAGAAGTTCAGACTTGTCGGTGATGCGGTTATCAAATGTCAACGGAATTTAACCTGGACTGCAATTCCGCGGTGCG AATGTATCCGCAAGTCTGTCGACATGGTGTTCATTATAGACTCCTCGGGTAGTGTCGGGCTGGATGGTTTTAACCAAACCAAGGAGTTTCTCATCGACATGATGAACAGGTTCCCCGCTAACAGGACGCGCTTCGGTCTCATGTTCTTCTCGGACCGGGTCGCCATTTCATTCGACTTGAATACATTCATTAATGACAAAACAAGTATGATCGAGCACATCCGTAACATCAG TTACGAAGGCGGTGCGACCCACACACTGATATCTAGTTGTTTATGCCCTAGTTACGAAG GCGGTGCGACCCACACATTGATATCTAGTTGTCTATGCCCGAGTTACGAAGGCGGTGCGACCCACACATTGATATCTCGTTGTTTATGCCCTAGTTACGAAGGCGGTGCAACCCACACGTACGAGGCTCTACAAGTGGCCCGCGAGTCCATGTTCACTGGGGAAAAAGGAATGAGACCTAATTCGTCGCACATCGCAATTCTGGTGTCAGATG GCTTAAGCGGTGACTTGAATAAAACTAAGGAACAAGGTCAACTCCTAAAAGACAGTGGTGTCACGGTGTACACCGTCGGCGTCGGAAGTTTCGCAGACAACCTAGATGAGCTCAGAAGTGTGGCATCGAAGAATGAGTACGTTTTCGAAGTGAAGAACTACGAAAACATTGACGAGGTTGCTGGTCCCTTGGCGGACGCAACATGTGGTG CGTCAACAGAGGACTAA